The Akkermansia muciniphila genome contains a region encoding:
- a CDS encoding SLC13 family permease, translating into MLTTLLILGVSAVLFVQGRIRSDIVALCSLLCLIVFGILSPDQALSGFSNSIVVMMVGLFVVGGAIFRTGLAKMLGGRIMKLAGKSELRLLVLTMLVTAGIGAFVSNTGTVALMLPILVSLAADGGIQTSRLLMPMAFASSMGGMLTLIGTPPNLVINNQLQEAGMEGLGFFSFTPIGLVCIVTGVLVLIPLSRKFLGHHDDKTEHEAKGKSLSQLIDEYQIINNLYRLRVVEDSALTENPLHDLHIPDRYHVNIVEVRRRHSSRHSFLQTVSQTMAGSDTRVARGDVIYVMGEFEDVDRFARECGAEMINRRTSEDTDSMLKSKLKFDEIGIAEMLLMRNSDLINMPVKSSGLRAKYGVNILAIQRDNHYIFHNLKDVKLQYGDTLLVQGTWADIARLSEKTFEWVVVGQPLAEASKVTLTHKAPLAAGIMVLMIAAMVFNWVPAVAAVLIAAVLMVLCGCLRNVEEAYRTINWESIVLIAAMLPMSVALEKTGTSEVISHGLVAGLGGFGPLALMAGIYFTASLLTMFISNTATAVLLAPIALQSAVSMGISPYPLLLAVSVGTSMCFASPFSTPPNALVMPAGKYTFMDYVKVGVPLQVIMGLVMVVVIPLFFPFAKA; encoded by the coding sequence ATGTTGACCACGCTTCTCATCCTGGGAGTATCCGCCGTTTTGTTCGTTCAGGGGAGAATCCGTTCGGATATTGTCGCGCTCTGTTCCCTGCTGTGCCTGATCGTGTTCGGGATTTTAAGCCCGGACCAGGCGCTTTCCGGGTTTTCCAATTCCATCGTGGTCATGATGGTGGGGCTTTTTGTGGTGGGGGGAGCCATTTTCCGGACGGGGCTGGCCAAGATGCTGGGCGGCAGGATCATGAAGCTGGCAGGCAAGAGCGAGCTGCGGCTGCTGGTGCTGACCATGCTTGTTACGGCGGGCATAGGCGCGTTTGTCAGCAATACGGGAACGGTAGCCCTGATGCTGCCCATTCTGGTGAGCCTGGCTGCGGACGGCGGCATCCAGACCAGCCGCCTGCTTATGCCCATGGCGTTTGCCAGCAGCATGGGCGGCATGCTGACGCTGATCGGCACTCCCCCGAACCTGGTCATCAATAACCAGCTTCAGGAGGCCGGCATGGAGGGGCTGGGCTTTTTCTCCTTCACTCCCATCGGCCTCGTCTGCATCGTGACGGGCGTTCTGGTGCTGATTCCCCTCAGCAGGAAGTTTCTGGGCCATCATGACGACAAGACGGAACATGAGGCCAAGGGGAAGTCTCTCAGCCAGTTGATTGACGAGTACCAGATTATCAACAATCTTTACCGCCTCCGGGTGGTGGAGGATTCCGCCCTGACGGAGAATCCCCTGCATGACCTTCATATTCCGGACCGCTACCACGTGAACATCGTGGAAGTGCGCCGCAGGCATTCCAGCCGCCATTCCTTCCTTCAGACGGTCAGCCAGACCATGGCGGGCTCGGACACGCGGGTGGCCAGGGGGGACGTCATTTACGTGATGGGGGAGTTTGAGGACGTGGACCGGTTCGCGCGGGAATGCGGGGCGGAGATGATCAACCGGAGGACGTCGGAAGACACGGACTCCATGCTGAAAAGCAAATTGAAGTTTGACGAGATAGGCATTGCGGAAATGCTGCTGATGCGCAACTCGGACCTCATCAACATGCCCGTGAAGTCTTCCGGACTGCGCGCCAAGTACGGCGTCAACATTCTGGCTATCCAGCGGGACAATCATTACATTTTCCACAATTTGAAGGACGTCAAGCTCCAGTACGGGGATACGCTGCTGGTTCAGGGAACCTGGGCGGATATTGCGCGCCTGAGTGAAAAGACCTTTGAATGGGTGGTGGTGGGGCAGCCTCTGGCGGAGGCGTCCAAGGTGACCCTGACGCACAAGGCCCCGCTGGCCGCCGGCATCATGGTGCTGATGATTGCGGCCATGGTGTTTAACTGGGTTCCCGCGGTGGCGGCGGTGCTGATTGCCGCCGTGCTGATGGTGCTGTGCGGCTGCCTGCGCAACGTGGAGGAGGCGTACCGGACGATCAACTGGGAAAGCATTGTGCTGATTGCCGCCATGCTTCCCATGTCCGTGGCGCTGGAGAAGACCGGCACCTCGGAGGTTATCTCCCACGGGCTGGTGGCCGGGCTGGGCGGCTTCGGCCCGCTGGCCCTGATGGCGGGCATTTACTTTACGGCGTCCCTGCTGACCATGTTTATCAGCAATACGGCCACGGCGGTGCTTCTGGCCCCCATCGCCCTGCAATCCGCGGTGAGCATGGGCATCAGCCCCTATCCGCTGCTGCTGGCGGTTTCCGTGGGCACCAGCATGTGCTTTGCCTCTCCCTTCTCCACGCCGCCGAACGCGCTGGTCATGCCCGCCGGCAAGTATACGTTTATGGATTACGTGAAAGTGGGCGTGCCGCTCCAGGTGATCATGGGCCTGGTCATGGTGGTGGTGATTCCGCTGTTTTTCCCCTTCGCAAAGGCCTAG